In Streptomyces ambofaciens ATCC 23877, a single genomic region encodes these proteins:
- a CDS encoding STAS domain-containing protein — protein MSIDGAETEAEAEVAASGSVLDAGDESGASAVPAGVRVPDGSAVVQYAWHDAWVVVASGSYDMHSITPLAEAMGVAAAKHEKVVVDASGIAFADSTLLNLLIHTHLATDLRVAAPTPQLRRVLELTGVDAVLKVHGTVEDAAAR, from the coding sequence GTGTCTATCGACGGGGCCGAGACAGAGGCCGAAGCAGAGGTCGCGGCAAGCGGGAGCGTGCTCGACGCCGGCGACGAGAGCGGGGCGTCGGCGGTCCCGGCCGGCGTGCGCGTTCCGGACGGTTCAGCGGTGGTGCAGTACGCGTGGCACGACGCGTGGGTCGTCGTCGCGAGCGGCTCCTACGACATGCACTCCATCACGCCGCTGGCGGAGGCGATGGGGGTGGCGGCGGCGAAGCACGAGAAGGTGGTCGTGGACGCTTCCGGGATCGCGTTCGCGGACTCGACGCTCCTCAACCTGCTGATCCACACCCACCTGGCCACTGATCTGCGCGTGGCCGCGCCGACACCCCAGCTGCGGCGGGTCCTGGAGCTCACCGGAGTCGACGCCGTCCTGAAGGTGCACGGGACGGTGGAGGACGCCGCTGCCCGGTAG
- a CDS encoding helix-turn-helix transcriptional regulator, with protein sequence MVGVPESHSGWTFVTNHARVLAVIADNPNVRIRDIAAHCRLTERAVQRIISDLEQDGYLSHTRDGRTNTYRIDPNKVLRHPAEAGLTVASLLSLLVQDETDRIATQPGPQSLMDAGSAR encoded by the coding sequence ATGGTTGGAGTACCTGAGTCGCACAGCGGATGGACGTTCGTCACCAACCACGCACGTGTACTGGCGGTCATCGCCGACAACCCGAACGTCCGGATCCGCGACATCGCCGCCCACTGCCGGCTCACCGAGCGCGCCGTCCAGCGGATCATCTCCGATCTGGAGCAGGACGGTTACCTCTCCCACACCCGCGACGGGCGCACCAACACGTACCGCATAGACCCGAACAAGGTCCTGCGCCACCCGGCGGAGGCGGGCCTCACCGTGGCCTCCCTGTTGTCCCTGCTCGTCCAGGACGAGACCGACCGCATCGCGACCCAGCCGGGCCCGCAGTCCCTGATGGACGCCGGTAGCGCGCGTTAG
- a CDS encoding VOC family protein, with protein MGDYPRLLQTVLDTTDPRQLAEFYRNLLGLTYRPGDEPPADGAPEEPDWLVLRTPGGANRLAFQLVDRLPRTTWPSHDLPMQAHLDLTVPDTAALTRQRLRAESLGAELLLDRFDDPEEPLYVLADPSGHPFCLFVSSAQPMPTEVLDGPPGDEA; from the coding sequence ATGGGCGACTACCCCCGACTGCTGCAGACCGTGCTGGACACCACCGACCCCCGGCAACTGGCCGAGTTCTACAGGAACCTGCTCGGTCTGACGTACCGGCCGGGGGACGAGCCCCCGGCCGACGGTGCGCCGGAGGAGCCTGACTGGCTCGTACTGCGCACGCCCGGCGGAGCGAACCGCCTCGCCTTCCAGCTCGTGGACCGTCTGCCGCGCACGACATGGCCGTCGCACGACCTTCCGATGCAGGCGCACCTCGATCTCACCGTGCCCGACACCGCGGCGCTGACGCGCCAGCGTCTGAGGGCCGAGTCGCTGGGGGCGGAACTCCTGCTCGACCGCTTCGACGATCCGGAGGAGCCGCTGTACGTCCTCGCGGATCCCTCGGGACACCCGTTCTGTCTCTTCGTCTCCTCGGCGCAGCCGATGCCCACGGAGGTCCTCGACGGCCCGCCCGGCGACGAGGCGTAG
- a CDS encoding YceI family protein has product MGIFSRRQTSVIDPPSAVDSDHPLVQTAAADATLDPALRALTGHWTIDRPHSRIGFSVRHAMVTTVRGAFADYDSSLYFDGARPSQSRAELVIRVASVDTGVEQRDGHLVGRDFFDARRYPEMTFRSTATVHEAGETFRMTGDLTIRDTTGPVEIQLDYLGSVMDPFGYERAGFDGTTTIDRRDWGLVYNQRLKAGGSMVSEKVRLQFDISAIRATA; this is encoded by the coding sequence ATGGGTATCTTCAGCCGCCGCCAGACCTCCGTGATCGACCCGCCGTCGGCTGTCGACTCCGACCATCCCCTCGTGCAGACCGCGGCGGCCGACGCCACACTCGACCCGGCACTTCGGGCGCTGACCGGGCACTGGACCATCGACCGCCCGCACAGCCGGATCGGGTTCTCCGTGCGGCACGCCATGGTCACGACCGTCCGCGGGGCCTTCGCCGACTACGACAGCTCGCTCTACTTCGACGGGGCCCGGCCGTCCCAGTCCCGGGCGGAACTGGTCATCCGAGTCGCCAGCGTCGACACGGGCGTGGAGCAACGCGACGGTCACCTCGTGGGCCGGGACTTCTTCGACGCGCGCCGCTATCCGGAGATGACGTTCCGCAGCACCGCCACGGTCCACGAGGCCGGGGAGACCTTCCGCATGACGGGGGACCTCACGATCCGGGACACGACCGGGCCCGTGGAGATCCAGTTGGACTACCTCGGCTCCGTCATGGATCCGTTCGGCTACGAGCGCGCGGGCTTCGACGGCACCACGACCATCGACCGCAGGGACTGGGGACTCGTCTACAACCAGCGGCTCAAAGCGGGCGGCAGCATGGTGAGCGAG